A portion of the Pseudarthrobacter sp. L1SW genome contains these proteins:
- a CDS encoding inositol monophosphatase family protein, which translates to MTIGRHSAVELDPSLDDYQLAAALVREAGQLALLMRMAGLQSRQKTSISDVVTAADHAAEAYVLEQLQRCRPQDGILGEEGASVQGSSGRTWVIDPVDGTYNFLHGSTYWCSAIALKDQSDVVLGAIFQPEEDKLWLGGRVHPASLNGEPLTVFQDNKGERNATAVAELGAATYIHPSWLMDPLCAMPWHAAATSAAALRMLGSGSCDLGRVADGQIGCWFQHSCPEWDWLPGKAIVRAAGGAVDTVRVNGLEWFMAGGTTAVRELRAALQSGSVA; encoded by the coding sequence ATGACCATTGGCAGGCACAGCGCTGTTGAACTTGACCCTTCACTTGACGACTACCAGCTTGCAGCAGCCTTGGTGCGGGAGGCCGGCCAGTTGGCGCTCCTCATGCGGATGGCAGGGCTGCAGTCGCGGCAAAAGACGTCCATTTCGGACGTGGTGACCGCGGCCGACCACGCCGCCGAAGCCTATGTGCTGGAGCAGCTGCAGCGCTGCCGGCCCCAGGACGGCATCCTGGGTGAGGAAGGCGCGTCGGTGCAGGGGAGCAGCGGCCGGACGTGGGTGATTGATCCCGTGGACGGCACCTACAACTTCCTGCACGGGTCCACGTACTGGTGCTCGGCCATCGCCCTGAAAGACCAGTCCGACGTTGTGCTCGGCGCCATCTTCCAGCCGGAGGAGGACAAGCTCTGGCTGGGCGGGCGGGTGCACCCCGCCAGCCTGAACGGTGAACCGCTGACGGTGTTTCAGGACAACAAGGGTGAGCGGAACGCCACCGCCGTTGCCGAGCTGGGGGCGGCCACCTACATCCACCCCAGCTGGTTGATGGACCCGCTCTGCGCCATGCCCTGGCATGCGGCAGCGACGTCGGCCGCAGCACTGCGGATGCTCGGCTCCGGCTCCTGTGACCTTGGCCGGGTGGCGGACGGACAGATCGGTTGCTGGTTCCAGCACAGCTGCCCGGAATGGGACTGGCTGCCCGGCAAGGCGATTGTGCGGGCCGCCGGCGGCGCTGTGGACACCGTGCGCGTCAACGGCCTGGAATGGTTCATGGCTGGGGGCACGACGGCGGTACGCGAGCTCCGTGCAGCCCTCCAGTCGGGCTCCGTGGCCTAG
- a CDS encoding HNH endonuclease signature motif containing protein produces the protein MDAEAGKQTGAGLATESGLQTGSGPDAGGLPGPCVADVLALLAAVPVVKDGPGKISQIREFEDVKSAVAAKQARIAVAYDHDVRQEQAAAGVPAADRGAGVGAEIALARRESPARGGRLLGLARALATEMPRTLAALESGQLNEWRATLVVKETACLSAEDRCAVDEELAADTGSMAGAGDRAVTAAARAAAYRRDPSSVAQRASRAANERTVTLRPAPDTMTRLTALLPVAQGVAAYAALTRHADTVRATGDGRASGDGRATGDSRGTGNGRGKGQIMADRLVECLTGTPAGITGIDIQLVMTDRTLLQGDSEPARLTGYGTVPAQWARKAVLGAVAGPESAGPGAAGPATDSGSAGSAENTELQVWLRRLYTTPAEGELVAMDSKARLFPPGLRRFLQVRDDTCRTPYCDAPIRHHDHIIPWHTNGPTTSHNGQGLCEACNHTKENPGWTARPVTQPGQRHSVELRTPTGHTYHSTAPPLPGTAQFPRPKQPAVLVLGHVAPPKPLVPAAAGP, from the coding sequence ATGGATGCCGAAGCGGGCAAGCAGACGGGGGCAGGTCTGGCAACAGAGTCGGGTCTACAGACGGGCTCCGGCCCGGACGCGGGAGGCCTCCCTGGGCCTTGTGTTGCTGATGTCCTTGCGTTGCTGGCTGCTGTTCCCGTCGTCAAGGATGGTCCGGGAAAGATCAGCCAGATACGGGAATTCGAGGACGTGAAGTCCGCGGTTGCCGCGAAGCAGGCACGGATCGCAGTGGCCTACGATCACGACGTGCGGCAGGAACAGGCCGCCGCCGGCGTCCCTGCCGCTGACCGGGGTGCGGGTGTGGGGGCCGAGATAGCGCTGGCGCGTCGGGAGTCCCCGGCCCGTGGAGGCAGGCTCCTGGGCCTTGCCAGGGCACTGGCCACCGAGATGCCGCGGACCTTGGCCGCTTTGGAGTCCGGGCAGCTGAACGAATGGCGCGCCACCCTCGTGGTGAAGGAAACCGCCTGCCTGTCCGCCGAGGACCGGTGCGCCGTGGACGAGGAACTCGCCGCCGATACAGGGTCCATGGCCGGTGCCGGGGACCGGGCCGTGACCGCGGCCGCCCGGGCCGCGGCGTACCGGCGGGACCCGTCCTCGGTCGCACAGCGGGCATCCCGGGCCGCCAACGAGCGGACCGTGACGCTGCGCCCGGCACCGGACACCATGACCCGCCTGACCGCCCTGCTTCCGGTCGCCCAGGGCGTTGCCGCCTACGCGGCCCTGACCCGGCACGCTGACACCGTCCGAGCCACCGGAGACGGCCGGGCCTCCGGAGACGGCCGGGCCACCGGTGACAGCCGGGGCACTGGGAACGGCCGGGGCAAGGGCCAGATCATGGCCGACCGCCTGGTTGAGTGCCTCACCGGGACCCCGGCCGGGATCACCGGCATCGACATCCAGCTCGTCATGACCGACCGCACCCTCCTCCAAGGCGACAGCGAACCAGCCCGCCTCACCGGCTACGGCACCGTCCCCGCCCAATGGGCACGGAAAGCAGTGCTCGGCGCAGTGGCCGGGCCGGAGTCTGCCGGCCCCGGGGCGGCTGGTCCGGCAACTGATTCCGGGTCCGCGGGCAGCGCGGAGAATACCGAACTTCAGGTCTGGCTGCGCCGGCTCTACACAACGCCAGCGGAGGGCGAACTGGTCGCGATGGACTCCAAGGCCCGGCTCTTCCCGCCAGGACTTCGCCGCTTCCTCCAGGTCCGGGACGACACCTGCCGCACGCCCTACTGCGACGCCCCGATCCGCCACCACGACCACATCATCCCCTGGCACACCAACGGACCCACCACCAGCCACAACGGCCAAGGCCTCTGCGAAGCCTGCAACCACACCAAAGAAAACCCCGGCTGGACCGCCCGGCCAGTCACCCAACCAGGGCAGCGCCACTCAGTCGAACTCCGAACACCCACCGGCCACACCTACCACTCCACCGCACCACCACTGCCCGGAACCGCACAGTTCCCCAGGCCCAAGCAGCCGGCTGTCCTCGTCCTTGGCCACGTCGCACCGCCTAAGCCCTTGGTCCCTGCCGCGGCTGGACCCTAG
- the pcrA gene encoding DNA helicase PcrA, protein MDMLFDPYSDGPFKAASATAARTKSRPEGATAAGPGGAAPWENLQRPGLPGGQNGEDRPQAEGQHHGSRRPDAAQLLEGLNPQQEEAVKHVGPALLIVAGAGSGKTRVLSNRIAYLIATGRAHHGEILAITFTNKAAAEMRERIEKLVGGRAKIMWISTFHSSCVRILRQEAANVGLKSNFSIYDSADSLRLVTQVSKALDLDPKKFAPKAIQHKISALKNELIDADSYASAANYNDPFEQAVADVFKGYTQRLRQANAMDFDDLIAETVYMFRAFPALAESYRRRFRHVLVDEYQDTNHAQYALVREIVGEGPGASELTVVGDSDQSIYAFRGADIRNIVEFEKDYPEARTIKLEQNYRSTQNILNAANSVISRNPNRPEKRLWTAEGDGHKIIGYVGENEHDEAQFIAKEIDRLQDEDNLRPGDVAIFYRTNAQSRSIEDVLVRVGLPYKVVGGTRFYERKEIKDALAYLRVLVNPDDDVNLRRVLNEPKRGIGDRAEGAVAALAQRERTSFMAAARRADQAPGMATRSVNAVLGFVKLLDDLAEVAAGSGAAAALEAVLEQTGYLAALRASTDPQDESRVENLAELVAVVREYEQENPEGTLEAFLEQVSLVADADQIPDAPGADIDAAVAEAKRLGVVTLMTLHTAKGLEFPVVFLTGMEHGLFPHQRSATDPKELAEERRLAYVGLTRARKRLYVTRSEVRSMWGQSQYNPASQFLEEIPAELLEWKREGTSRQGGWGSSGSIGSSRYSGSFWGAGTARGASADASAGFNADVPAAIARNRVQPQKEIVAVSVGDKVNHTSFGNGTVLALEGAGDKTVAKVKFDVGEKRLLLRYAPLTKLSA, encoded by the coding sequence ATGGATATGTTGTTTGACCCGTACTCTGACGGACCGTTCAAGGCCGCTTCCGCAACGGCTGCCCGCACCAAGTCGCGCCCTGAAGGCGCTACGGCGGCTGGTCCTGGCGGTGCCGCGCCCTGGGAGAACCTGCAGCGTCCGGGGCTGCCCGGTGGCCAGAATGGTGAAGATCGGCCCCAGGCGGAAGGCCAGCACCACGGCAGTCGGCGGCCGGATGCGGCCCAGCTGCTGGAGGGGCTGAACCCCCAGCAGGAAGAGGCAGTCAAACACGTCGGTCCGGCGCTGCTGATCGTGGCCGGCGCCGGTTCGGGCAAAACCCGCGTGCTGAGCAACAGGATCGCCTACCTCATTGCCACCGGACGGGCCCACCACGGCGAAATCCTGGCCATCACCTTCACGAACAAGGCCGCCGCGGAAATGCGGGAACGCATCGAAAAGCTCGTGGGTGGACGTGCCAAGATCATGTGGATCTCCACCTTCCACTCATCCTGCGTCCGTATCCTCCGGCAGGAGGCGGCCAATGTTGGCTTGAAGTCGAACTTTTCCATCTACGACTCCGCGGACTCGCTCCGCCTGGTCACCCAGGTATCGAAAGCCCTGGACCTGGACCCCAAGAAGTTCGCGCCCAAGGCCATCCAGCACAAGATCTCGGCGCTGAAGAACGAACTCATTGATGCTGACTCGTACGCCTCTGCGGCGAACTATAACGATCCCTTTGAGCAGGCCGTCGCCGACGTCTTCAAGGGCTATACCCAGCGGCTGCGGCAGGCGAACGCCATGGACTTTGACGATCTCATCGCGGAAACCGTCTACATGTTCCGTGCTTTTCCCGCACTCGCCGAGTCCTACCGCCGCCGCTTCAGGCACGTGCTTGTGGACGAGTACCAGGACACCAACCATGCCCAGTACGCGCTGGTCCGGGAAATCGTGGGGGAAGGACCAGGTGCGTCAGAGCTGACGGTGGTGGGTGATTCCGATCAGTCCATCTACGCGTTCCGCGGCGCCGACATCCGCAATATCGTCGAGTTCGAAAAGGACTACCCCGAGGCCCGCACCATCAAGCTGGAGCAGAACTACCGTTCCACCCAGAACATTCTCAACGCAGCCAACTCCGTCATCTCAAGGAATCCCAACCGTCCCGAGAAACGGCTGTGGACGGCCGAGGGTGACGGCCACAAGATCATCGGCTACGTCGGCGAGAACGAGCACGACGAAGCCCAGTTCATTGCCAAGGAGATCGACCGCCTGCAGGACGAGGACAACCTCCGGCCCGGCGATGTGGCCATTTTCTACCGCACCAACGCCCAGTCCCGCTCCATCGAAGACGTTTTGGTGCGTGTGGGCCTGCCCTACAAGGTTGTGGGCGGCACGCGGTTCTACGAGCGCAAGGAGATCAAGGATGCCCTCGCCTACCTGCGCGTCCTGGTCAACCCCGACGACGACGTCAACCTGCGGCGGGTGCTTAACGAACCAAAGAGGGGCATCGGGGACCGGGCCGAAGGTGCCGTAGCGGCGCTGGCCCAGCGTGAGCGTACCTCCTTCATGGCTGCTGCGCGCCGGGCAGACCAGGCTCCCGGAATGGCAACCCGGTCCGTCAATGCCGTCCTCGGCTTTGTGAAGCTGCTGGATGACCTGGCCGAGGTGGCTGCTGGTTCGGGCGCGGCGGCGGCGCTGGAGGCAGTCTTGGAGCAGACCGGCTACCTCGCTGCCCTGCGCGCAAGCACCGACCCCCAGGACGAATCCCGGGTGGAAAACCTGGCCGAACTCGTTGCCGTGGTGCGTGAGTACGAGCAGGAGAACCCGGAAGGGACACTCGAAGCGTTCCTCGAGCAGGTTTCCCTGGTGGCAGACGCTGACCAGATCCCCGACGCACCCGGGGCGGACATTGATGCTGCCGTCGCCGAGGCCAAGCGGCTTGGAGTGGTGACCCTGATGACACTGCACACCGCGAAAGGCCTGGAGTTCCCGGTGGTGTTCCTGACCGGCATGGAGCACGGACTGTTTCCACACCAGCGCTCAGCCACCGATCCCAAGGAACTGGCCGAGGAACGCCGGCTTGCCTATGTAGGGCTCACCCGCGCGCGGAAACGGCTCTACGTCACCCGCTCCGAGGTCCGCAGCATGTGGGGACAGAGCCAGTACAACCCGGCCAGCCAGTTCCTCGAAGAGATTCCCGCCGAGCTCCTGGAATGGAAGCGCGAAGGAACCAGCAGGCAGGGCGGCTGGGGGAGCAGCGGTTCCATTGGCTCCAGCCGCTACAGCGGGTCCTTCTGGGGCGCCGGGACTGCGCGCGGCGCGTCGGCGGATGCCTCGGCCGGGTTCAATGCCGATGTTCCCGCCGCCATCGCCCGAAACAGGGTGCAGCCGCAGAAGGAAATTGTGGCAGTCAGCGTGGGGGACAAGGTCAACCACACCAGCTTCGGCAACGGAACAGTCCTGGCGCTTGAGGGAGCGGGAGACAAGACAGTGGCCAAGGTGAAGTTCGACGTCGGCGAGAAGCGGCTGCTCCTGCGGTACGCGCCCTTGACGAAACTCAGCGCCTAA
- a CDS encoding glycosyltransferase — translation MNILFASQAIDGHFNPMTGVAMKLKQRGHDVRWYTGPVFAGKLQDLGIPFFPFKRAIEHRADNLFDLYPERAKLKGPKAIGFDGEKIFASNISNLFEDIRELDQEFPFDALVVDHSMFIQRLVAHLLDKPVVNVVVIPNMESDPLVPPLFFGFRPPRNPAEKALQGTAGLLSDKVILRPAHKSYRRQHSFYGQEVPKGARLTDDAYRCSDAVIQAGTESLDFPRRNRNPKVRYVGALLPYRRPGAGDREELPEGYQRTIVVTQGTLDNTDQNKLIIPALEALKDMDALVIVATGGRKSAELRARYPQPHIHIRDYVDFAAVFDSTDVFITNGGFGGVQLALSAGVPLVVSGINEGKSDVNARVEHAGAGINLRSEAPTPEKIRAAVRSILADPQWKNRAQQMREDFARQDPAQAAAEVVENVPGSRRPPV, via the coding sequence ATGAACATCCTGTTCGCGAGCCAGGCAATTGACGGCCACTTCAATCCGATGACCGGAGTGGCCATGAAGCTGAAACAGCGCGGCCATGACGTCCGCTGGTACACGGGCCCGGTGTTCGCCGGCAAGCTCCAGGACCTCGGGATTCCCTTCTTTCCCTTCAAGCGGGCCATTGAACACCGCGCCGACAACCTCTTTGATCTGTATCCGGAACGGGCGAAACTCAAGGGACCCAAGGCCATCGGTTTTGACGGTGAAAAGATCTTCGCCAGCAACATCAGCAACCTCTTTGAGGACATCCGGGAGCTGGACCAGGAATTCCCCTTCGATGCCCTGGTAGTGGACCACTCCATGTTCATCCAACGGCTTGTTGCGCACTTGCTGGACAAGCCGGTGGTCAATGTAGTGGTGATCCCCAACATGGAAAGCGATCCGCTGGTGCCACCGCTCTTCTTCGGCTTCCGGCCGCCGCGGAACCCTGCCGAGAAGGCTCTGCAGGGCACCGCCGGGCTGTTGTCGGACAAAGTCATTCTCCGTCCGGCCCACAAAAGTTACCGGCGCCAGCACAGCTTCTATGGCCAAGAGGTGCCCAAGGGGGCCAGGCTCACCGACGATGCCTACCGGTGCTCGGATGCCGTCATCCAGGCCGGCACCGAGTCCCTTGATTTTCCGCGCCGCAACAGGAACCCGAAGGTGAGATATGTCGGGGCGCTCCTGCCATACCGGCGTCCCGGCGCTGGAGACCGGGAAGAGCTGCCGGAGGGATATCAAAGGACCATTGTGGTCACCCAGGGCACACTGGATAACACGGACCAGAACAAGCTCATCATTCCCGCGTTGGAGGCGCTCAAGGACATGGATGCACTGGTCATTGTGGCAACAGGCGGCAGGAAGTCCGCGGAACTGCGTGCGCGCTACCCCCAACCGCATATCCACATCCGGGACTACGTGGATTTTGCCGCGGTGTTTGACTCCACGGATGTCTTTATCACCAACGGCGGTTTCGGCGGGGTGCAGCTTGCCCTTTCCGCGGGCGTCCCGCTGGTGGTGTCTGGCATCAATGAAGGCAAGAGCGACGTCAACGCAAGGGTGGAGCATGCCGGAGCCGGCATCAACCTCCGGAGCGAGGCTCCCACGCCGGAGAAGATCCGCGCGGCCGTGCGTTCCATCCTGGCCGACCCGCAGTGGAAGAACCGCGCCCAGCAGATGCGGGAGGACTTCGCACGGCAGGACCCGGCACAGGCAGCAGCAGAAGTCGTCGAAAATGTTCCTGGCTCCAGGCGGCCGCCGGTGTGA
- the sucC gene encoding ADP-forming succinate--CoA ligase subunit beta: MDLFEYQARDMFEAHGVPVLAGIVAYTPEEAKAAAEKIGGVTVVKAQVKAGGRGKAGGVKVAKSADEALEHATNILGMDIKGHTVNKVMIAQGADIAEEYYFSVLLDRANRNYLAMCSVEGGMEIEQLAVERPEALAKIAIDPAVGIDQAKADEIVAAAGFAEELRGKVAAVILKLWDVFKKEDATLVEVNPLVKTGAGEIVALDGKVSLDENAEFRHAKHALLEDKDAADPLEAKAKAQDLNYVKLDGEVGIIGNGAGLVMSTLDVVAYAGENHGNVKPANFLDIGGGASAEVMAAGLDVILGDEQVKSVFVNVFGGITACDAVAKGIVGALAELGHSANKPLVVRLDGNNVEEGRRILNEANHPLVTLAATMDEGADKAAELANAAK, encoded by the coding sequence GTGGACCTGTTTGAATACCAGGCGCGCGATATGTTCGAGGCGCACGGTGTACCCGTGCTTGCTGGCATCGTGGCGTACACCCCAGAAGAAGCAAAGGCAGCTGCCGAGAAAATCGGCGGCGTTACTGTCGTTAAGGCACAGGTCAAGGCTGGCGGCCGCGGCAAGGCCGGCGGCGTCAAGGTGGCAAAGTCCGCGGATGAGGCACTTGAACACGCCACCAACATCCTGGGCATGGACATCAAGGGCCACACCGTCAACAAGGTGATGATTGCCCAGGGTGCGGACATTGCCGAGGAGTACTACTTCTCCGTCCTGCTGGACCGGGCCAACCGCAACTACCTGGCCATGTGCTCGGTTGAGGGCGGCATGGAAATCGAACAGCTCGCCGTCGAACGCCCCGAGGCGCTCGCCAAGATCGCCATCGACCCCGCAGTGGGAATCGACCAGGCAAAGGCAGACGAAATCGTCGCAGCCGCAGGCTTCGCTGAGGAACTGCGCGGCAAGGTCGCCGCTGTGATCCTCAAGCTCTGGGACGTCTTCAAGAAGGAAGACGCCACCCTGGTGGAGGTCAACCCGCTCGTCAAGACCGGCGCCGGCGAAATCGTAGCCCTCGACGGCAAGGTCTCCCTCGACGAGAACGCCGAGTTCCGCCACGCCAAGCACGCCCTCCTCGAGGACAAAGACGCTGCTGACCCGCTTGAGGCCAAGGCAAAAGCGCAGGACCTCAACTACGTCAAGCTGGACGGTGAAGTAGGCATCATCGGCAACGGTGCAGGCCTGGTGATGTCCACCCTGGACGTCGTCGCCTACGCCGGCGAGAACCACGGCAACGTGAAGCCCGCCAACTTCCTGGACATCGGCGGCGGAGCATCCGCAGAGGTCATGGCCGCCGGACTGGACGTCATCCTCGGTGATGAGCAGGTCAAGTCCGTCTTCGTGAACGTCTTCGGCGGCATCACCGCCTGTGACGCCGTGGCCAAGGGCATTGTTGGCGCGCTGGCCGAACTGGGCCACTCCGCGAACAAGCCGCTGGTAGTCCGCCTCGACGGAAACAACGTCGAGGAAGGCCGCCGCATCCTGAACGAGGCCAACCACCCGCTGGTAACCCTGGCCGCCACCATGGACGAGGGCGCCGACAAGGCAGCCGAGCTCGCCAACGCAGCTAAGTAA
- the sucD gene encoding succinate--CoA ligase subunit alpha, with amino-acid sequence MSIYLNKDSKVIVQGITGGEGTKHTALMLKAGTNIVGGVNARKAGTTVLHGDKEITVFGTVKEAMAETGADVSIVFVPPAFTKAAVVEAIEAGIGLVVVITEGVPVQDSAEFWALAQSKVDADGNQVTRIIGPNCPGIITPGESLVGITPANITGKGPIGLVSKSGTLTYQMMYELRDLGFSTAIGIGGDPIIGTTHIDALAAFEADPETKAIVMIGEIGGDAEERAADFIKANVTKPVVGYVAGFTAPEGKTMGHAGAIVSGSAGTAQAKKEALEAAGVKVGKTPSETAKLLREVYAAL; translated from the coding sequence ATGTCTATCTATCTGAACAAGGACTCCAAGGTCATCGTCCAGGGCATCACCGGCGGCGAAGGCACCAAGCACACCGCCCTGATGCTCAAGGCGGGCACCAACATCGTTGGCGGCGTCAACGCCCGCAAGGCCGGCACCACCGTCCTGCACGGGGACAAGGAAATCACCGTCTTTGGCACCGTGAAGGAAGCCATGGCGGAAACCGGTGCCGACGTCTCCATCGTCTTCGTGCCGCCGGCATTCACCAAAGCCGCAGTGGTTGAAGCCATCGAGGCGGGCATCGGCCTTGTCGTCGTCATCACCGAAGGCGTTCCGGTCCAGGACTCCGCCGAGTTCTGGGCGCTGGCCCAGTCCAAGGTCGACGCCGACGGCAACCAGGTCACCCGCATCATCGGGCCGAACTGCCCCGGCATCATCACCCCCGGCGAATCCCTGGTGGGCATCACCCCTGCCAACATCACCGGCAAGGGCCCCATCGGCCTGGTTTCCAAGTCGGGCACCCTGACCTACCAGATGATGTACGAACTGCGCGACCTGGGCTTCTCCACCGCGATCGGCATCGGCGGCGACCCCATCATCGGCACCACGCACATCGACGCCCTGGCGGCGTTCGAGGCTGACCCCGAGACCAAGGCCATCGTCATGATCGGTGAGATCGGTGGCGACGCCGAAGAGCGCGCAGCCGACTTCATCAAGGCCAACGTCACCAAGCCCGTGGTTGGCTATGTTGCCGGCTTCACCGCTCCCGAGGGCAAGACCATGGGCCACGCCGGCGCCATCGTCTCCGGTTCCGCCGGAACCGCCCAGGCCAAGAAGGAAGCCCTTGAAGCCGCTGGCGTGAAGGTCGGCAAGACGCCGTCCGAAACCGCCAAGCTGCTGCGCGAGGTTTACGCAGCCCTCTAG
- a CDS encoding SRPBCC family protein — protein MSNSLKLSVPEGVPFIDYEREFDFPVADVFRAHKEPDLIVQWLGPRGYKMEIDHYDFRTGGSYSYLHTGPEGVPYEFKGIFHTVRDNDFAIQTFEFGGYPDIVSLEFMTFEDLGNGRTRLRGHSVYPSQEARDGMAQSGMEGGMSEGYERLDELLSGAKV, from the coding sequence ATGAGCAATTCCCTGAAACTCAGCGTTCCTGAGGGCGTCCCCTTCATCGACTATGAGCGCGAGTTCGATTTCCCGGTGGCGGACGTCTTCCGTGCCCACAAGGAACCTGACCTGATCGTCCAGTGGCTGGGCCCGCGGGGCTACAAGATGGAGATCGACCATTACGACTTCCGCACCGGCGGCAGCTACAGCTACCTGCACACGGGACCGGAGGGGGTGCCGTACGAGTTCAAGGGCATCTTCCACACCGTCCGCGACAACGACTTTGCCATCCAAACCTTTGAGTTTGGCGGCTACCCGGACATCGTCAGCCTGGAATTCATGACGTTCGAGGACCTCGGCAACGGGCGGACCCGGCTGCGGGGCCACTCCGTTTATCCCAGCCAGGAGGCGCGCGACGGGATGGCACAGTCCGGAATGGAAGGCGGCATGAGCGAGGGCTACGAGCGGCTGGACGAACTCCTCAGCGGCGCCAAGGTCTGA
- a CDS encoding helix-turn-helix transcriptional regulator, with amino-acid sequence MSSESAALDSAFMALADPVRRSIIARLSRGAATVNELAEPFEISKQAVSKHIQVLEQAGLVTRTRDAQRRPVHLNPARLEALTAWIDQYRLVREGQFRNLDAVLRSHAASGSD; translated from the coding sequence ATGAGCTCCGAAAGCGCGGCCTTGGACTCGGCCTTTATGGCCCTGGCCGATCCCGTGCGGCGGAGCATCATCGCCCGGCTCAGCCGGGGTGCGGCCACCGTGAACGAATTGGCAGAACCGTTCGAGATCTCCAAGCAGGCGGTCTCGAAACATATCCAGGTACTCGAGCAGGCGGGACTGGTCACCAGGACCAGGGATGCGCAGCGCCGGCCCGTCCACCTGAACCCGGCGCGGCTTGAGGCGCTGACCGCCTGGATCGACCAGTACAGGCTGGTACGCGAAGGGCAGTTCCGGAACCTCGACGCCGTACTTAGATCACATGCTGCGTCTGGCAGCGACTAA
- a CDS encoding tautomerase family protein → MPLVRIDVNEGRSRGELQQLSRGIHDAIIAEYAIPERDYFHILSEHTEGQIFAQDAGLGFERTRDVVMIQIFTQGGRSQEAKQRLFAAVAEKLAEAGTAGEDVFIGYVENTAVDWSFGFGRAQYVTGELAVPKK, encoded by the coding sequence ATGCCGCTTGTGCGCATTGACGTAAATGAAGGACGCAGCCGCGGGGAGCTGCAGCAGCTCAGCAGGGGAATCCATGATGCCATCATCGCTGAGTACGCCATCCCCGAGCGGGACTACTTCCACATCCTCAGCGAGCATACCGAGGGGCAGATTTTTGCCCAGGATGCCGGCCTGGGGTTTGAGCGGACCCGGGATGTGGTGATGATCCAGATCTTCACGCAGGGCGGCCGGTCCCAGGAGGCGAAGCAGCGGCTGTTCGCTGCAGTGGCGGAAAAGCTTGCCGAGGCCGGCACTGCGGGGGAGGACGTGTTCATCGGCTACGTGGAGAACACTGCGGTTGACTGGTCCTTTGGATTTGGCCGTGCGCAGTATGTCACCGGCGAGCTGGCTGTGCCCAAAAAGTAG
- the iolC gene encoding 5-dehydro-2-deoxygluconokinase, which yields MTHELLTIGRISVDIYPNDIGVDLEDVTSFGKYLGGSPSNVAVAAARHGRRTGVITRTGDDAFGKYLHRELHKFNVDDTFVSSVTQYPTAVTFCAIKPATDEFPLYFYGRFPTAPDLQIRAEELDLDAIREAGIFWSTVTGLCQEPSRSAHLAAHEARPRTALAEGQFTILDLDYRPMFWDSEEEARAEVAKILPHVTVAIGNDKECAVAVGEGTPDEQADRLLAAGVEIAVVKLGPAGVMAKTRTERVVSAPVPVETVNGLGAGDSFGGAFCHGLLSGWPLAQVLDYANAAGAIVASRLSCADAMPTPDEVTSLLAERGRPVPGSVPGTSEQLATEGAAL from the coding sequence GTGACCCACGAGCTTCTTACGATCGGGCGCATCAGCGTTGATATCTACCCGAACGACATTGGGGTTGACCTGGAGGACGTGACGTCCTTTGGGAAGTACCTTGGCGGTTCTCCGTCCAATGTCGCCGTCGCTGCCGCCCGGCATGGCCGCCGGACGGGTGTGATTACCCGCACCGGGGACGATGCGTTCGGAAAGTACCTCCACCGCGAACTGCACAAGTTCAACGTCGATGACACCTTCGTATCATCCGTCACGCAGTATCCGACGGCCGTGACCTTCTGCGCCATCAAGCCGGCTACGGACGAGTTCCCGCTCTACTTCTACGGACGGTTCCCCACTGCTCCGGACCTGCAGATCAGGGCAGAGGAGCTGGACCTTGATGCCATCCGCGAGGCCGGTATTTTCTGGTCCACGGTAACGGGCCTGTGCCAGGAGCCCAGCCGCAGCGCGCACCTTGCCGCCCATGAGGCCCGGCCGCGCACCGCCCTGGCCGAGGGCCAGTTCACCATCCTGGACCTGGACTACCGGCCCATGTTCTGGGACTCGGAAGAGGAAGCCCGGGCCGAAGTGGCCAAGATCCTCCCGCATGTCACCGTTGCCATCGGCAATGACAAGGAGTGTGCCGTGGCTGTGGGGGAGGGCACTCCGGATGAGCAGGCGGACCGGCTCCTGGCAGCGGGCGTGGAAATCGCCGTCGTCAAGCTTGGACCGGCAGGCGTGATGGCCAAGACCCGCACCGAGCGCGTGGTCTCCGCCCCGGTCCCGGTGGAAACCGTCAACGGCCTGGGCGCCGGCGACTCCTTCGGCGGCGCCTTCTGCCACGGACTGCTGTCCGGCTGGCCGCTTGCCCAGGTCCTCGATTACGCGAACGCCGCCGGCGCGATCGTCGCCTCCCGCCTCTCCTGCGCCGACGCCATGCCGACGCCGGATGAGGTCACGTCGCTGCTGGCCGAACGCGGCCGCCCGGTTCCCGGCAGTGTTCCCGGCACCTCTGAGCAGCTTGCCACTGAAGGAGCAGCACTGTGA